ACCTGATATGTTGTGATTCTTTATATGCAAACTGGTTTATACAGTATTATAATATTGTGCTCAATGTGTAGTGATATGTTATTAATCTCCTAAACCAGCATACAAATGTCAGTGAAATGTTATAAAGTTgatcaaaaagaaaataaaaactaataaaatatgcaataacatcataaataatgcaaaaaatgacatgcatgagataaaaaacataaattaataaaaataatttggtaaatttcatattaatttcttcaaaagaatgttaaaatatatatagctTGAAGTCAACACTGGaaggaaaacagaaaacaagaaCATTGAATAAGAGAGAAAGCAAACCAACAGGTTGTGTAGAGAAAAGTAGATAAGTGCAGGTGCTTCTTACCTGTATCAAGTCTGAAGAGAACTGCCAGCTGCTCTGAACAAGGAGATGAGAAAAACTAGGTGTGTGATTTGCATATGACCACCTTTTTTCACATTTGATACAGGAAAAAAAGCCAGAGTAGAacggaaagaaaaaaaagaaagaaaaaaaacaagttatGGAGGTGTGACTGGTTTGTTGATAGGTTCTTCCTTGTTCCTGATCATTGGCATGGAACTTCATGATCtatgatatatatttatttatatataaacaagTGAAATATGCTATGGTTTTATTCACTTTTGATGTCAAAGCAAAGGCAATGTTAAAGGAAAGCAACATTCATATAAAAATCAACATATAATGTTGTTGTATGTTTCATGTTCTCAGACTGCCACGCACACTCTCACAAATTGAGTTTCCCAATCATGACCACAACTTTAATAAATATGCCAGATCAACGAAGACAATAGTGCATTAAAATCGATGATGAAATAGGGTGAATCGAATGTGTAACTTCAGATCACCTGTAAGGATTAAACAAAAACGGGAACAACAAACAGCTTTTTATAAATAGCATTCTTTTACTTTCGCTTTAATAACTGACAACAGCCACAATCTATGTGGGACTGTCTGACAGTCAAAAATTCACATCATATGAAAGGAACCTGCTAATAGATGATAAACTATTACAGTAATGTGGTTGTATCACAATACGTGATTCAATTTATGTTTTACAGTTTGCAACGGCCAGATATGTAGATGCACAGTAGACCTGTTATAACCTGAGTATGACTATCTgagcatatttttaaaatatccttgTCAGTTTTGTGTGCAATAGGGTGTTAAGTTCACAGTTTGGGTGAGGAAAAACAATTTGTCCATTTTCACCATGATTTTCGGTTAtttttcaatcaatcaatcaatcaatcttgATGTAAAGTTGTACATCAAAATGAAAGAGAAACCAGTGAAACCATGAAACCAGTTGTTTGAAAAGCTGTTCATTTAGTTTATTTTGTAGAGGAAAAAGTGAAAAGCTTTTCCATACTTCCAAGTTAATATAACATCTTAACCTCTAGATTGTTTAATGAGGTTATACTTGCCATCAAAATGAGTATGTGCCTGTTTCATCTAATGATTCTGATGACATGCCTGAGGAATACGGTGCATTTACTAAAGTTTAAATATCCGTCATAATTTTAATCCGATTGCTAATACAACTGGATCTGCCCTGCATGTGTATGGAGCAAATCTCACCTTCAAGACACCTTGTTTGGACGTTCTGCCAGATAGAGAGCAAAAGAGAGATTTCAAAAGATATAAAGACAGAAATGTCCAAAAGCAAAGCTCTGAAATCAGCATAAAGATGCTGTTAATTGTTAAGGTAAATGGGAGCAAGTCTGGAGAGAAACTGCCAAACTGCAATGCAAGAAAAAGAATTGCTTGATCTgtatcaccttttttttttttttttttttttttgctgtaaacTTCCTTATAGGACAgattcacacagaatgcgtttttgcatttaaaaacacaagACAGCGCAGCGGAATGGCCGGAAAAGCaagatcttaaagggttagttcacccaaaaatgaaaattctgtcattaattacttaccctcatgccgttccacatccgttagaccttcgttaatcttcggaacaaaaattaagatattttagttaaaatccgatggctccgtgaggcctccataggaaacaatgtcatttcctctctcaagatccataaaggtactaaaaacattaatattataaatggttcaatattaatattataaagcgacgagaatatttttggagcgccaaacataacaaaataacgacttatttagtgatggccgatttcaaaacactgcttcaggaagcatcggagcacagtgaatctgtgtatcgaatctgctgttcggagcaccaaagtcacgtgatttcagccgttggcagtttgacacgcgatctgaatcatgattcgacaaaCTGATTcgtttatgctccgatgcttatgaagcagtgttttgaaatcggccatcactaaataagttattttgttatttttggcgctccaaaaatattctcatctctttataatattaatattgaaccactgtactcacatgaaccttgccaatcttgagagaggaaatgtcattgctccctatggaggcctcatggagacatcggatttcaaccaaaatatcttaatttgtgttccgaagataaacgaaggtcttacgggtgtggaacgacatgagggtgagtaataaatgacagaattttcatttttgggtgaactaacccattaagATGCGTGTTTTACTTGAGGGCTGCATTTTTAGAACTCTGTGTCATACGCAAGCGCAACAGTCAAACACGTCCACCTAGCTCATATTTACATGGAAAAAATAATGGAAACGCAATACATTGGAATGCAGaaacgtgttctgtgtgaacagccgCTTATTCAGAATAAAAATCACAGGGGAATGAAAATACAAGTAAGACACATTGATGCTTTATTTCACTTCTGCCATTATTTTACAAACATTTTGCCTGTTTTCAAAGGGCCAGTATGTTTAAGAAATGCTACATAATATCCTCAACATCAATATAAATTCACAAAACGTGACCTGAATCTGCAACAATGCACTCAAATAGCGGAAAACATGGCCAAAACCAGAGCTTTCAGCAACTGTCTTTATTGCAATAACatatcacacactcacacacacgcaccaTAAATACATCTGGAGTTCAGCATACAATTCAAAAATGCCCTCTCACATCGACACGCACAGACTCACGACTGACAGTTGCACGGTCATAAGCAGCATCCATTTCTGAAAATCAACTTCACCCGCTAAATCGTTGTCTGCAAAACCCAGtctgcaaaaaaataataatttaaaaaaaaatgaccataacagtaataattatgaaaaaaagcCTAAAAAAGTATGAGGTTTGTCAAAGACtgttgtgttttgaagattatTATTTAGGACATTCAAATGGGGGAGTCGGTTGTATAACATTAGAGCAGGCACCTGTAAGGATCTCACAAAAGCAGGTTCTTTTCATTATTCTTTAAGTTCACTTTAACTGTCAACCCTGTTTTGGCCCAAACAAACCAAACAGACAAGGTCTCTATGCACAGAACAGTTACTGATACCAATACAACATGTCCAACCAAGGTTTGACATCTTGGTTGAGCCTCAAAGTTGCAACACAATTCAAGGACTGAGAAACATGAAACTGATCAACAGGACAAATGTATATGAACTGCAACATGATCACATGTCAAGACATTCCTGTAAAGAGCACATATATtgttaatgaataaataaaggtgtTTACTAACTATCAGCACACCCATTTTGGGTGGTTCGCATGCTAACAATGCTGGAAAACGAGTTTGTAAATAGTGAGGAATCATTTGCTTTTATAAGAATGTTCAAAATGAAGTCAACCTGAATCATACATTGACTATACTtccattgtttttgattttGTAACCATAAAAATGAACGATTCCTCATTATTTAATGCTGACctacatgttgttagcatgctacatgttgttagcatccataaacatttttaatgtgtatactctgaaattaaattaatcttATTATAAAATATCATCAATCGATGCATCATTAGCTATGAAATAAGCTTGTAAACAAAGTCAATAGAAAACGATAAAAGAATATTTGCCTAAAGGTGCTGATTTGACTAGTTTTAAAGCGATCAGACGTTTCAGTGACCGGCGTCGGTGGCACGTGTTTGGATGGTCACTCTTCTTGGCGGGTTCTGCTCTGTACTGCGATTGGCTATTAGCTCCTGTAGCTGCAGAGCCCCTCCGCCAATGAAACAGAAGGCGGGGCAAACAGGGGCGGAGCAATCGACAGTCCCCTCCCACAGCACTCGCAGAGAGTGTGCGTCGTAGAAAGTGAGCCGACCCTTCTCGAAGTCCAGACACAGTCCGAGGCGAGGTGGAAGGGGCGCAGTGAGGGGGCCAGTAGAAGTGTTGGATGCTCCACACTTGGGTAGTAAAATCTTGCCCATGCCCATTGTGAGGAAACAGAATGGAGGGGGGCAGTCTTGAGCATCTTCTGCGCCGCTGTCGTGACCGCTGTCTGGATCGTAcctacagagaaaaaaaaaaatcaataatactGCCTACAAAACAAAGTTATCCTCAGTCAACTCTTATACGTTTAAAAAGTTTGTTTCTCCTCACCGTGGACTTGCCATGTCTTGTGGAAGATGGAACCACTCCTGCAGTTTTGCTTCAACACCCACTCCCACCTACACACATAGAAAACAATTCTTTAAGCTTTTTCTATcatttggccaaaatctcaTGTTATAAAAGGTGAAAGTGCTATGCACAGGCTATTTAGTATTGGCTATGACTCGACGGCAAATGCTAAATTAAGACACTCTTCTCAAACACACAAAGCATTAGCCTTAATATATAGTGTTTTTGAGTACAGAAAACGCTGTATTTATTCAAAGAACCAGTTTATTATGCACGGTAGAGGCGGATGGAGTTGAGGTTTTAAccgacagtttgaggatccaatggagttggGAGGTTTGGTCACAAgttctttttaatacttttcattggttaaataaCTATTTGCACAGGCAGGTACAAAGGGTGACAAATAGTAATGAAATTACAAAATATGGAGATTCAAGGTTTTCGCCCGATCCTCATAACagtatgagcactgacaggtgaagtgaataacactgattatctcttcatcacggcacctgttagtgggtggcatatattaggcagcaagtgaacattttgtcctcaaagttgatgtgttataAGCAGGAAAAAgggcaagtgtaaggatttgagcgtgtttgacaagggccaaattgtgatggctagatgacaaaactgcagctcttatGGGTTGTTCCCAGTCTGAAGTAGTTATTatcaatcaaaagtggtccaaggaaggaacagtggtgaatgACGAGGTTTGACGAGCACAACAATGattttgaggtgttgacttggcctccgaattctccagatctcaatccaattgagcatctgtgggatgtactgaacaaacaagtctgattcatggaggccccaccttgcaacttacaggacttaaaggatctgctgattacatcttggtgcagatactacagcacaccttcaggggtctagtggagtccatgccttgacgtgtcagggctgttttggcagcaaaagggggaccaacacaatatttggaaggtggtcataatgttatgcctgatcggcgtatataaaatataatagaatTCATACATATAATAACTTGAATACAGTTCTATGatgaacatgatttttttttttttttattaaaattaattttgatatttttgaggGAATAATGTCAGAAATGTCAAGGTGatataatgaagaaaaaatttaaaattcattAATTCAATTCTTGGGGAAAAAATAGTAATTTGGCATAATCTTATCttataatttcacaaaaaaaaaaaaaacattaaatatataaaaaaaaacagtttgcaAAATTAGATATACAGTACACTACTGCTCAAATGTTTGGAattagtaagatttttaaaggtgccatcgaacgtttttttacaagatgtaatataagtctaaggtgtcccctgaatgtgtctgtgaagcttcagctcaaaataccccatagatatttttaataaatttttttaactgcctattttggggcataattagaaatgcgccgattcaggctgcggcccctttaattgctcgcgctctccgccccctcccaagctctcgactctatcattgcataaacaaagtttacacagctaatataaccctcaaatggatctttacaaagtgttcgtcatgcatgctgcatgcatacatcggattatatgagtattgtatttatttgggtgtttacatttgattctgaatgagtttgaggctatgctccgtggctaacagctaatgctacactgttggagagatttataaagaatgaagttgtgtttatgaattatacagactgcaagtgtttaataatgaaaataacgacagtcttgtcaccgtgaatacagtaagaaacgatggtaactttaaccacatttaacagtacattagcaacatgctaacgaaacatttagaaagacagtttacaaatatcactaaaaatatcatgttatcatggatgatgtcagttattattgctccatctgcaatttttcgctgttgtccttgcttgcttacctagtctgatgattcagctgtgcatatccagacgttaatactggctgcccttgtctaatgccttgaacatgagctggcatacgcaaatattgggggtgtgcatattaatgatcccgactgttacgtaacagtcggtgttatgttgagattcgcctgttcttcggaggtcttttaaacaaatgagatttatataagaaggaggaaacaatgatgtttgagactcactgtatgtcatttccatgtactgaactcttgttatttgactatgccaagataaattcaatttttaattgtaGGGTACCTTTAATGGTTTTTgatagaagtctcttatgctcacaaaagCTGCATTAATTTGCAGCTgctgaatggtagtgtatgttcaCCTTAACCAGGTAGGAACCAGGCTCCACTGAGCATGCCCAGTAGTGTCTTCCCTGTGTGATGGAAACATCAGCCACAAGGAGGTCAGAGGTGAGGTGACATGAGGTGAGGGCCCGATCAGCTGCCTGCAACAGAGTCATCCCAGGAACACTCCGGGCGTACGTCTGCCCTTTCCCCAGCGCCACCCGCTCCGCATGCAGGCCCCAGCGCGAATCCAGGCAGAACGACAACACTGAGATTGAGGTATGCAGGAGGAGAGGAGTGGAGGAGAGGGTTGGAAAGGCCAGGTCATAGGGAGCAGAACACAAAACGAAAAGAGGACGAGGGAGTGAAACAACATGTAAACAGGAGACAGAAAGAAACAGAGGGGAGATATGTAAGGATAAGCATAAAAGGGAAGAAACGGGATTGGAAATTTGGAAAAAAGAGGGGAAACAAAGAGGACAGCAGGAACATTGTACATATTCCAGGACTCTAGGATTCAGAGGAGATCAAGCAGCTGATATTCCAGTTAAATAGGAATACAAGTCAAAGAAACAGCAGAGATAACAGGAACAAAGGAAGGTGGAGAATAACAGGAAGCACAAGGAGAAATAATACAGAGagaagagcaaaaaaaaaaaagatgtgtcAAAGAGTTGTGGATAAGCACTGAGAAATATACTAATGATAAGCAACAGAATTAATTgtatgacagaaaacaaaaaagaatatGATATGCACATAATAGCACAAAACAAGAACAAGTTCAGTTTGATGTAATTGAATTGTGATATGAATGGATCAATGAATaaatcgatagatagatagatagatagatagatagatagatagatagatagatagatagatagatagatagatagatagatagatagatagatagatagatagatagatgaacaagttagcaaacaaatgcacaaaGACAGATGTATGAATCagtgaatgaatggatggaagaATTgatatgaatgaatcatttaatGGATAGATGAATAATTGATACGGATGGATGGACAAGGGaataaacatgaacaaacagACATGAATAAATGAATTAGTGAATGAAATGATGGATAGATAAATAAAGGATGGATGAATTGATATAATTGAATCAATCAGTAAATTATCGAATCAATCAAGGGATAgacaaatgaataaacaaaaaaaatagatgACTGAATGGAAGAATGGATAAATGCAGGAAGAATAAGAAATAGAAGATTAATTGCAAGTCAATGTAGAATGACtggaaaaaaatgctaaaataaaaaCGAAGCATTCAATATGTGAGAAACTAAGGGCTTGAGGGAAATAAGCGTGTCTCGGAAAAACTAATATATTGAAGTGGTTCAAATACAAGTGTGTTTGTATGCTTGTGAGTGGATGTGTCTTACCTGGTGCAGGAGGCGTGTGTAGATACACCTCCTCACTGTACTCTCCAAACCCTGCCTTATTACAGCCTCGAACTCTCAGGACATACACACTGTCCATCTctagcttgtcaatcactgcacTGGTGCCGCCCACATCATCCAGACGCTGCCAAGAACAGTGGCTGCCATTACTTCCTGAGCTACCTTCAGACCATACTCTGCCCCATAATGCTCCAGCTCCGCCCACTTTCCTCTGATACTCCACTGAGTAGTGCCAGGCAGGGGCGGAGTCCTGTGGGAGGCGCCAGCACAAATAAAGCTCGTTATAGGCCAAGGTCTTTTGAGTGTCAATCACAGGAGCCAATGGGGCTGAAGAAGGAAAATGAGGGGTCAAGTTAGATGTGAATTCAAATCCATGTCTATTGAAATGTTATGCTATAAATAAATTAACCTAGAAAATCAAACTCAAGGTATTTACGAATTTTGAAAATGGAGTTTTTATGAAAACCTTGTATAAAGTCCATGCTGCTGAGTGCTTTGAGCTCTCTGGAAACGTCCATCTGATAGTGTCGAAACGAGGGATCAGCAGATAGAGAGAAATGCTGAAGATGTTCTATTGCTTTTACCAGCCTGAGGAGAAGAAAGATAAAAATCaagtaaaacttaaatgaaTGTAATAGAATCTCTCTGTAAACCAGTTGACTATGTGTAACATAATATACCAAGGTTTGTGTACCTTATTGAAAGTGGTTCAATGGAAACACAAAATAGGCCATTGTGGGTTTCGTATTTCATAAATGAACAGATTCACATAATCCCAGCAACAAACACCCACAAACATACAGTCTAACCTGCTGTGCGTGACTCTGGCAGCCTGCACAAAGCACGGCTGGTCGGGTTCTTTAAGAAGCTCCTGAGTGTACGTGAGCAGCCCTGCGTTTTCCAAAAGACTCTGTTTTTCTGAGAGCTGTGCGTTCAGAGCCGCTGTCCGCTGGGCACGAGCCCCCTCCATCAACATGGCCAAGGCCCCCTGACGCTCCGCCAGCACACCACGCAATTCACTCACACACTGATTCAACTGCTCCTTAGCCACTGCGCTGTTCACCTGAACACAGAGGTAAAGAGATTGAACAGGACAGAGAAAGGGAAGAGCGAAGcttgacatttttttaattttaaatttttttaatttattttataattgatatatttacatatttaaaatgtttacattaaataatat
The sequence above is drawn from the Megalobrama amblycephala isolate DHTTF-2021 linkage group LG13, ASM1881202v1, whole genome shotgun sequence genome and encodes:
- the trim46a gene encoding tripartite motif-containing protein 46 isoform X1, translated to MADAELQTFTSIMDALVRISSNMKSIERELHCPVCEEMVKQPIVLPCMHSVCVLCAAEVLVQRGYPPPELPPEPNTPTSSPNTRSPRQTRRPPPKTDRLDRVIRTVCGTHPGRRRKDTPPVIMLFPCPTCGKDVELGERGLADCLRNLTLERIVERYRHTVSLGSMAVMCQFCKPPQALEATKGCADCRSNFCNECFKLYHPWGTPRAQHEHILPTHSFRPKVLVCVEHEQERLQFYCRSCQRLLCPLCKLRRSHSGHKIIPIALAYQTLKEKITKEMNYILGNQDSIQAQITQVESGIAQTEVNSAVAKEQLNQCVSELRGVLAERQGALAMLMEGARAQRTAALNAQLSEKQSLLENAGLLTYTQELLKEPDQPCFVQAARVTHSRLVKAIEHLQHFSLSADPSFRHYQMDVSRELKALSSMDFIQAPLAPVIDTQKTLAYNELYLCWRLPQDSAPAWHYSVEYQRKVGGAGALWGRVWSEGSSGSNGSHCSWQRLDDVGGTSAVIDKLEMDSVYVLRVRGCNKAGFGEYSEEVYLHTPPAPVLSFCLDSRWGLHAERVALGKGQTYARSVPGMTLLQAADRALTSCHLTSDLLVADVSITQGRHYWACSVEPGSYLVKVGVGVEAKLQEWFHLPQDMASPRYDPDSGHDSGAEDAQDCPPPFCFLTMGMGKILLPKCGASNTSTGPLTAPLPPRLGLCLDFEKGRLTFYDAHSLRVLWEGTVDCSAPVCPAFCFIGGGALQLQELIANRSTEQNPPRRVTIQTRATDAGH